Proteins encoded within one genomic window of Polaribacter sp. NJDZ03:
- the thrC gene encoding threonine synthase, whose translation MNYYSLHHKSPISTFKNAVVQGLAKDRGIYFPDNIQQLSKDFIENISDYTNHEIAYEVIKQFVGDEIPTEKLKEIVAKTVSFDFPLVEVDDNIAALELFHGPTMAFKDVGAKFMAQCLEYFNKDRDDEVTVLVATSGDTGGAVANGFLGAKGVNVVILYPSGKVSDIQEKQLTTLGQNIKALEVDGVFDDCQEMVKTAFLDEEITKTLTSANSINVARWLPQMFYFFFAYKELHKKHKDLIFSVPSGNFGNICAGIMAQKLGLPIKHFVASTNVNDTVPNYLVDGVYKPKPSKATISNAMDVGNPSNFIRIQELFNNDLKALKTAFSSYSFSDDETRATMKEIYANSGYVADPHGAVGYLGLKKHGLKENEFGVFLETAHPVKFLDVVEETLPVKVAIPEQIKKVINNKKVAYKASTYQDLKDFLMKE comes from the coding sequence ATGAACTATTACAGTTTACATCATAAATCACCAATATCAACTTTTAAAAATGCAGTTGTACAAGGTTTAGCAAAAGACAGAGGAATTTATTTTCCAGATAATATTCAACAACTTTCAAAAGATTTTATCGAAAATATTTCTGATTACACAAATCATGAAATTGCGTATGAGGTAATTAAACAGTTTGTAGGTGATGAAATTCCGACTGAAAAATTAAAAGAGATTGTTGCAAAAACCGTTTCTTTCGATTTTCCTTTGGTAGAAGTGGATGATAATATTGCTGCTTTAGAATTGTTTCACGGCCCAACGATGGCTTTTAAAGACGTTGGCGCTAAATTTATGGCACAATGTTTAGAATACTTCAACAAAGATAGAGATGATGAAGTTACTGTTTTAGTAGCTACTTCTGGAGATACTGGTGGTGCAGTTGCCAACGGGTTTTTAGGTGCAAAAGGTGTAAATGTGGTTATTTTATATCCTTCTGGTAAAGTAAGTGATATTCAAGAAAAACAACTGACAACTCTTGGTCAGAATATTAAAGCATTAGAAGTAGATGGCGTTTTTGATGATTGTCAAGAAATGGTAAAAACTGCTTTTTTAGATGAAGAAATCACCAAAACATTAACCTCAGCAAACTCTATAAACGTTGCGCGTTGGTTACCACAAATGTTTTATTTTTTCTTTGCTTATAAAGAATTACATAAAAAACATAAAGACCTCATATTTTCTGTTCCTAGTGGAAATTTTGGTAATATTTGCGCAGGAATCATGGCACAAAAATTAGGTTTACCAATTAAACACTTTGTAGCCTCTACAAATGTAAATGATACGGTTCCTAATTATTTAGTGGATGGTGTTTACAAACCAAAACCATCTAAAGCAACTATTTCTAACGCCATGGATGTTGGTAACCCTAGTAACTTTATCAGAATACAAGAATTATTTAATAACGACTTAAAAGCTCTTAAAACTGCTTTTTCTTCATATAGTTTTTCTGATGATGAAACACGTGCAACTATGAAAGAAATTTATGCAAACTCTGGTTATGTTGCAGACCCTCATGGAGCTGTTGGTTACTTAGGGTTGAAAAAACATGGTTTAAAAGAAAATGAATTCGGTGTTTTTCTAGAAACTGCACATCCTGTAAAGTTTTTAGATGTTGTAGAAGAAACTTTACCTGTTAAAGTTGCAATTCCTGAACAGATTAAAAAGGTAATCAACAATAAAAAAGTAGCTTACAAAGCTTCTACGTACCAAGAT